One segment of Panicum virgatum strain AP13 chromosome 1K, P.virgatum_v5, whole genome shotgun sequence DNA contains the following:
- the LOC120713581 gene encoding uncharacterized protein LOC120713581: MDRAPPRGAPRDAVGQRWLAVFAFQAVLSAAASALHLAASPRGRRHPHLGVPAGLLLALHPLLACAATGLLALALLLTASPRPRQPPLQRRALATALLAAAGALSVGAAAAILPEDAGWAAVAGLGFRGAVLGAVFAAHYFGRGRWLLQFPVVQRPLFYGLKMGLLPSGKRALKVSLQAFCLSFVLILLLPQQFRIGGSIGSQILTQISIFIVTTGVSFCLEISHHFVQVVHTRRCNFAPPQSTAAAETNPTEFILETLEQSDPRSLIQYLAYQDLCVVSESNLEPWRRGAFFEESGETYKRIVTACLKPLEEFTSIIARALEEYSTESLSQQSLLFSAFDDSQICTWCARTLAGLTARSHQEDRYGVAQLTGCNAAVMTTLLSALLAIEACLGKKMNPQPALGPENIKWANLSTGRKGSGIAIATTQKGGLHKKVYAMADVLRTSVYQIVSAFIDDLRANAKPASLEKNWISEGRKPIYGSQAMLVQKLGLFIEYRAV, encoded by the exons ccgcgcggcgcgcccCGCGACGCCGTGGGCCAGCGGTGGCTCGCCGTCTTCGCCTTCCAGGCCgtcctctcggccgccgcctcggcgctccACCTCGCGGCgtccccgcgcggccgccgccacccgcacctcggcgtccccgccggcctcctcctcgcgctccaCCCGCTCCTCGCCTGCGCCGCCACGGGGCTCCTCGCGCTGGCGCTCCTCCTCACCGCgtccccgcgcccgcgccagcccccgctgcagcggcgcgcgctcgcgaccgccctcctcgccgcggccggcgcgctctccgtgggcgccgccgcggcgattCTCCCCGAGGACGCCGGGTGGGCGGCGGTCGCTGGGCTCGGGTTCCGCGGGGCCGTGCTGGGTGCCGTCTTCGCCGCGCACTACTTTGGCCGTGGGAGGTGGTTGCTCCAGTTCCCCGTCGTGCAG CGACCTCTATTCTATGGATTGAAGATGGGGCTTCTGCCATCTGGAAAAAGGGCCCTGAAAGTGTCGCTTCAGGCCTTCTGCCTTTCCTTTGTCCTGATTTTACTCCTTCCTCAGCAATTCAGAATTGGAGGCTCTATTGGAAGCCAAATACTTACTCAGATCAGCATCTTTATAGTCACAACTGGGGTTTCCTTCTGTTTGGAAATAAGCCATCATTTTGTCCAG GTTGTACATACAAGGAGGTGCAATTTTGCTCCACCTCAGAGCACTGCCGCTGCAGAGACTAATCCCACAGAATTTATCCTGGAAACATTGGAACAAAGTGATCCACGGTCATTAATACAATATCTTGCTTACCAAGATTTGTGTGTGGTATCTGAGTCTAACTTGGAACCTTGGCGCCGAGGTGCCTTCTTTGAGGAATCTGGTGAAACTTATAAAAGAATTGTGACAGCTTGTTTGAAACCACTTGAGGAGTTTACTTCAATAATTGCTAGAGCCCTTGAAGAGTATTCGACAGAATCATTGTCACAACAGTCCTTACTCTTCAGTGCATTTGATGATTCTCAG ATATGCACATGGTGTGCTCGGACATTGGCAGGATTAACTGCACGCTCACACCAGGAGGACCGTTATGGAGTTGCTCAACTCACTGGCTGCAATGCTGCCGTGATGACCACGTTACTGTCTGCTCTATTGGCAATTGAGGCATGTTTAGGGAAGAAAATGAACCCACAGCCCGCACTGGGTCCTGAAAACATTAAGTGGGCTAACTTGTCCACAGGACGAAAAGGATCTGGAATTGCAATTGCAACTACGCAAAAAGGTGGTTTGCACAAGAAAGTTTATGCCATGGCTGATGTTCTTCGGACTTCAGTTTATCAGATAGTTTCAGCATTCATTGATGACCTGCGAGCAAATGCAAAACCAGCAAGTTTGGAGAAGAATTGGATCAGTGAAGGGAGGAAGCCAATATATGGTTCGCAAGCAATGTTGGTACAGAAGTTGGGTTTGTTTATCGAGTACCGTGCTGTCTGA